From Myxococcus stipitatus, one genomic window encodes:
- a CDS encoding alpha/beta hydrolase — MALGPVGSSSAEATRRRTVTALPPRNEVSSTQPKAQPREVVTGFDAPRKTGSEKLTGVAAREVSANPADGAPADVKARAGWWKGLSSTQQMQALNADPKKLGAMDGLPASVRDSANRMVLKKEIDQLTAEANKAKKAALDDRSIFDKLKDKVTPGSDADKPAASFLSKEKQRQLENAQAVQKQLERVDREAGTAQLLVYDSAFVKGEGRAAIVAGNLDTAKHVSVSVPGLNSDVRDYMDNITSDALNLRKQAGTAQGEVATVAWMGYDAPGFQNVASDNAAENGAKLLASDVAGIRASRQGDQPHLTVIGHSYGSTTASIAADKNGLQADDLVLIGSPGAGSAKSVKDYDGALANGHVWSGSASRDLVSWLNGSNLPGDPLGQDPSEDKFGATRFTAEAPDRGDKSNIGDHSKYYRAGSESLANLADIVTGNYGGVDRAQHRYGQHDWYKGNWVKDPEVDRKL, encoded by the coding sequence ATGGCCCTCGGACCCGTTGGAAGCAGCTCCGCTGAAGCGACCCGCCGGCGCACCGTCACAGCGCTCCCCCCGCGCAACGAGGTCTCCTCCACCCAGCCGAAGGCCCAGCCCCGCGAGGTGGTGACGGGTTTCGACGCCCCTCGGAAGACGGGGAGCGAGAAGCTGACGGGGGTCGCGGCGCGGGAGGTCTCCGCCAATCCGGCGGACGGCGCGCCTGCGGACGTGAAGGCCCGCGCGGGGTGGTGGAAGGGGTTGTCGTCCACCCAGCAGATGCAGGCGCTCAACGCGGACCCGAAGAAGCTGGGGGCCATGGACGGTCTGCCCGCGTCGGTGCGCGACAGCGCGAACCGCATGGTGTTGAAGAAGGAGATCGACCAGCTCACCGCCGAGGCGAACAAGGCGAAGAAGGCGGCGCTCGACGACCGAAGCATCTTCGACAAGCTCAAGGACAAGGTGACGCCGGGCAGCGACGCGGACAAGCCCGCGGCGAGCTTCCTCTCCAAGGAGAAGCAGCGCCAGCTGGAGAACGCGCAGGCGGTGCAGAAGCAGCTGGAGCGCGTGGACCGGGAGGCGGGAACCGCGCAGCTGCTCGTCTATGACTCCGCCTTCGTGAAGGGCGAGGGCCGCGCCGCCATCGTCGCCGGCAACCTGGACACCGCGAAGCACGTGTCCGTGAGCGTCCCGGGCCTCAACTCGGACGTGCGCGACTACATGGACAACATCACCAGCGACGCGCTCAACCTGCGCAAGCAGGCGGGAACGGCGCAGGGCGAGGTCGCGACGGTGGCGTGGATGGGCTACGACGCGCCGGGCTTCCAGAACGTGGCGTCGGACAACGCGGCGGAGAACGGCGCGAAGCTGCTCGCCTCGGACGTGGCCGGCATCCGCGCCAGCCGCCAGGGTGACCAGCCCCACCTGACGGTGATTGGCCACAGCTATGGCAGCACCACGGCCTCCATCGCCGCGGACAAGAATGGCCTGCAGGCGGATGACCTCGTGCTCATCGGCAGCCCCGGCGCTGGGAGCGCCAAGAGCGTGAAGGACTACGACGGGGCGCTGGCCAACGGCCACGTGTGGTCCGGCTCCGCGAGCCGCGACCTGGTGTCCTGGCTCAACGGCAGCAACCTGCCGGGGGACCCGCTGGGGCAGGACCCCTCGGAGGACAAGTTCGGCGCGACCCGCTTCACCGCCGAGGCGCCGGACCGCGGCGACAAGAGCAACATCGGGGACCACTCGAAGTACTACCGCGCGGGCTCCGAGTCCCTGGCGAACCTGGCCGACATCGTCACCGGCAACTACGGCGGCGTGGACCGCGCCCAGCACCGCTACGGCCAGCACGACTGGTACAAGGGCAACTGGGTCAAGGACCCGGAGGTCGACCGCAAGCTGTGA